A genomic region of Homalodisca vitripennis isolate AUS2020 chromosome 5, UT_GWSS_2.1, whole genome shotgun sequence contains the following coding sequences:
- the LOC124362995 gene encoding E3 ubiquitin-protein ligase Siah2-like, whose product MENLSTEELQSTFQSLVDITLCSICLETVRPEMVQCVNGHLICSDCRGELETCPTCRDTFSNDKPSGIITQIVEALPPRCHHKNCGRYINRNDDDHQVYCGFRLTQCKFVDCEWNGCSQDILQHVIDEHNEMLFEKESDVVTLNDFNVDENISVVYAWYIHSQFFWHEIVNNAEKKQLIHSFVSVPIKKPKNKFYVKAVSTSKDMKFKVKIKLSLDPNVTTEDTNYISIPKFMLPQFVDDESNLTSHIAFKTGENRI is encoded by the exons GAGAACTTGTCTACAGAGGAACTACAGAGCACATTCCAGTCGTTAGTGGACATCACTTTATGTTCTATCTGCCTGGAAACGGTGAGACCGGAGATGGTGCAGTGTGTCAACGGCCACTTGATTTGCTCTGACTGCAG AGGAGAACTGGAAACATGCCCAACATGCAGGGACACTTTCTCAAATGATAAGCCATCAGGTATCATCACACAGATTGTGGAGGCTTTGCCCCCTCGGTGTCATCACAAGAACTGCGGACGCTACATCAATAGGAATGACGACGACCATCAAGTTTACTGTGGCTTCAGACTTACTCAGTGCAAGTTTGTCGACTGTGAGTGGAACGGCTGCAGCCAAGACATACTACAACATGTAATTGATGAACACAATGAGATGCTCTTCGAGAAAGAGTCTGATGTTGTCACTTTGAATGATTTCAATGTGGATGAGAACATTTCAGTTGTGTATGCTTGGTACATACATAGCCAGTTTTTCTGGCATGAAATAGTGAACAATGCAGAAAAGAAACAGTTGATCCATTCTTTTGTTTCGGTTCCAATTAAGAAGCCTAAGAACAAGTTTTATGTCAAAGCGGTTTCCACTTCAAAGGATATgaaatttaaagtcaaaattaaacTGTCCCTAGATCCGAATGTTACAACTGAGgatactaattatatttcaataccaAAATTCATGCTGCCTCAGTTTGTTGATGATGAAAGTAACCTGACTTCACATATTGCATTTAAAACAGGtgaaaatagaatataa